The Manis pentadactyla isolate mManPen7 chromosome 12, mManPen7.hap1, whole genome shotgun sequence genome contains the following window.
GACCCTCCGACCGGGCCGGCGGGGTGCCCCTCGGGATGAGCGCAGCTTTGCTCAGAGCCTGcacttgttttcttctgggaCTCTGGCCTTTGCTCAGCACATCTCTGTTGAAATCGTGTGAACTTTGCTCTATTTAAACAGGCCCATGAGTTCTGAGAAGATTGCTGGCAGGTTACTCTGTAACTCAGCTACAAAGTGTAGAGGAATTGAAAGGTGATTCTCCCAAACCATTCCAGAGAAGAGTATTTATCTGGCAGGGTTGGGAACTGACACCAGAAGGCCTAGGTTTCTTTGTATTCAGTTTATCTGGAATGAAGAGTACCTCCTTCAAGCAAACTTCATTGTCGTATGTATTCTACCTGTATTTTCCCAGACATAGGatgaatattttatgttttctaaatttCAGAGCTAAAAATTACTTAGTAGTCATGTTAATAAACTAATGAAGTTGTGTGTAGAGAAAGTAAATTTTCCTTCATAGATAGTTGATACAAATAATATTAAGGAAGGGGGAACAATATTCCTTTCATATAAAAACGCTTCCTAAAATGCTGTGACTAGATGCTGGAGGTTACAAAGAAGGGTAAGTCTTAGTCTCCATCCTCTGAGAGCAGAGATCTCAGACACAGAAAGAAGTAATGGCTGCAGGTGATAATGGCAGACTAGATGGTAGAATGGCccctttcccttctccccttGGTGCTGCAGGCTTTGCTTGCTGCATTAATAAGCTTGCATTATCAGCTGTCTTCCGCTCACACATTCCTGTGACCCACCATCAGCAGTAGAAGGTAGGCCCTGAGTGATAGTGATGCAGGTTGCATGGCGATCACAGGGTTTCTGGGAGAAGAAAGAGCCATACACTGTGTTGACATCAACTTGTTGACTAAGCTGAGTTGCCATTCTCTGCTTTAGTGaaaaattttcaaagatattGGTCTGCAAAACTAAAACCAACTGAAATTTCCCTATGGAAAGGATCTCCTGAAGAACTGGAAATATCTTGGGTGGAAACAGCAGCCGCCTTCTTGAGTTCACACCTCTTCTCATGTCCTAAACCTGCCCCATCCCCACCTGGCAGCTGCCTTGACAAGTGGCTGGCAGTCTGTCGAGGGCTTGCTGCTGTCTGGCCTCCTGGGTGTTTTCATTAGGGGTTTTTGATGGTCATGCAGTCTTAGTTCCAGCTGTAACACTGGCTCCCTAACTTCTAGTAAGAATGGGGAGGGTCTCTGGGGTGCTTGGCTGGCATTCCTAAGCAGTGCACAATGAACTGCTTCCTCTCAAAAGAGAGACACCTACATTTCGGGAAGATTCAATCTGCACCTGCTATgccctttttcctcctcttctgccaCTTCACAAACCCTTGACTGGTGCTGCTGCTATTATACTTAAGTGCTTTCCAAAGAAATGGTTCTCTGGTGCCCTTTCAGCTTGAACAGAATGCTAATCTGTAGTGTCAGTTGACAAGGAACCTCCATGAGTAGGTGACACTACCAGGGAGATGTTAGGCAGATTGCCACATTCATTCTTTCTGTTCCATTCCGTTCAGCAAGTCTTCATTGAATGCTCACATGAGGGTAAGTAAGAGTAACAGGCAAATATGTAAATTGCAATAAAGTAAGCTTCCAGACTGACAGACAAAGTGCGATGGAAGTGCTGAAGACACACTGATTAATTCTAGTTAGTGTGTTGGGCCAAGTTCATTAAAAAGACAGCGTTTGAGCTGAGCCTGGGGATGGGCTGCTGAGGAATGCCATCCTTTCAAAACAACCACGTGGCAATAGGGCAGAGTAGGGTTTATGGAGGATGGGGAGAGCTGAAAGTAGCTAAAGAGATGGGGTCCAGACCAGAGAGTTTCTTAAGAGTTGAAGGTGGAAAAGTAGACTAACCACAACACATAGACTCTTGAATGGCCTGCTAAGATCTATGCTCTTTGCACAAGGACAACAGTCAAAGGTCTTTGGTTATGGAAGTGCATGATCTGACCTGGGAAGCACTTTAGGTAGCCCTGGAAAGAACAGACTGAGGAGAAGAGAAATCAGAATAGGCTGTCTCAACATGCCAACACGAGGCACTGAGTCTGAGATGGAGTGgcagagggaagggaaagaaggcaGAAAGGCCACAAAGACAACATGAGTCCATGGGAAATAATCAGGTGGAGAGAAGTAAATGTCACCAATGATACTAATAATCATTGACCACCTACTATGTATCAGGCATTAGATAAACCCTTTATGTTTATCTTATTTAATATCCATACTAACCTTATGAGGAAGAGACTCATTatataaatgaaggaatgaggcacagagaagttaaaacaTTTTCCTAAGATACATATGTGTCATAAGTGACAAATCCAAGATTCGAATCCAGAGCCCATGCTCTCATCCATGATGCCATGTCCTACTTGGGTGGCTGGGAGATGATAGGGCTATAAACCTGAACACAGCTGGGCATCTGGTTTGGATGGGGGCAGATCTGTGGTTGTGCATTCTTTAGACTGGAGGTGATACTCAAGGGGAAACTGGTGAAAATATGGCGCTCAGGAGAGAGGACAAGGCTTGCAATGCAGACTGGGATCTCTTCATGT
Protein-coding sequences here:
- the SMLR1 gene encoding LOW QUALITY PROTEIN: small leucine-rich protein 1 (The sequence of the model RefSeq protein was modified relative to this genomic sequence to represent the inferred CDS: inserted 1 base in 1 codon; substituted 1 base at 1 genomic stop codon), with translation MRRGVNSRRRLLFPPKIFPVLQEILSIGKFQLVLVLQTNIFENFSLKQRMATQLSQQVDVNTVYGSFFSQKPCDRHATCITITQGLPSTADEIEQSSHDFNRDVLSKGQSPRRKQVQALSKAALIPRGTPPXPVGGSAXPAMSPVLSEFMRELPGWLLLCGVFLPVTLLLFLLIAYFRIKLMEVNEELSQTPQRQHSHKAGSSLHQKTK